The genomic segment GCATGATCGTGGTCCAGCCCTTGGCCGCCGCCTCGTCGGTGAGCGCCGGGTTGGAGGAGGCCGGCGACATCATCACCACGCCGTTCTCCGCGTAGACCGCCGAGGCCGGGATCGAGGCGCCCGAGCAGGCGTGGCCGTCGACGAACAGCACGCCCTCGCCGACGAGGCGGTTCGCCACCGACACCGCCTGCTTGGGATCGCACTGGTCGTCCTCGACCAGGAGCTTCAGCGTGTCGCCATTGACGCCGCCGGCGGCGTTGATGGCGTCGACGGCGGCCTGGGCGCCGTTGCGGAACTGGTCGCCGATCGCCGCGAGCTGGCCGGTCATCGGGCCGACCACCGCCACTTGGATTTCCCCGGCCCACGCCGGCAACGCCGAAAGGGCGCTGCCGACCGCGAGCGCCCACACCGTCTTCTTCATCGTCATCTCCAGTCCTCCCGGTCCGTCGACCGTGCCGTTCGCCGGCATCTCGCGCGCCCCGGCCGAACGCTATACGCGCCCGCGCCGGCCCGGCAAGCCGCGTCGGTGCCGGATCCGTCGGTGGCGTCCGTCGCCATCCGTGGCCGCCCGCGGTTTGACCGGCCGGCCCGCGGCGCCGTAAGGTCCGGTCCATGCTCGACAAGCTCGAACTCCTGCTCAACCTCGCGCGCGAGCGTCACTTCGGCCGCGCCGCCGAGGCGGCCGGCGTCACCCAGCCGACGCTGTCCTCGGCGGTGAAGAGCCTCGAGGAGCAGTTCGGCGTGATGATCGTGGTGCGCGGCAGCCGCTTCCAGGGCTTCACGCCCGAGGGCGAGCGCATCCTCGAGTGGTCGCGCCGCCTCGTCACCGACGCGCGCACGATGCGCCAGGAGGTCGCGGCGCTGCGCCAGGGCCTGACCGGCACGCTGCGCCTCGCCGTGATCCCGACCGCGCTGCCCTTCGTCGCCGAGATCACCGGCCCGATCTGCGGCCGCCACGAGCGGGTCGGGTTCACCGTGCTGTCGATGACGTCCGACCAGATCCTGAAGAGCATCGAGGATTTCGAGGTCGAGGCCGGCATCACCTACCTCGACGCCGGCGTCGCCGCCCGCTTCGCCGCGGTGCCGCTCTACGAGGAGCGCTATTCGCTGCTGGTCGCACCCGGCGGCCCGCTCGCCGACCGCGCCAGCGTGTCGTGGGCCGAGGCCGGGGCGATGCCGCTCTGCCTGCTGACGCCCGACATGCAGCACCGCCGCCTCGTCGAGCGCCACCTCGGTCAGGCCGGCGCCGCGGTGGCGCCGCGGATCGAGAGCAACTCGATGATCGTGCTGCACACCCACGTGCGCACCGGCCGGTTCGCCTCGATCATGCCGGCCCGCTTCGCCGAGAGCATGGACCGCTCCGGCCTGATGCAGGCGATCCCGATCACCGAGCCGACCGTCTCGCACGCCATCGGCCTCGTCACCACCCGCCGCGAGCCGCAGGCGCCGCTGGTCGCCGCGCTGATCGCCGAGGCGCGTCGGCACGCCGATCCGGCGCCCGATCCGGCCGCCGCGGCGCGTCCGGGCGCGGCTTGAACGAAAGCGACATTTCGCCTCGACAGTTAAATTTCGAGCACCAATTCCGCCGGATCGATAGAGAAACCCTATCGACGGACGAATCCGCTTTATTGATCCCGCCCCCGCGGGGGCGCATCTTCGGCCGTCCGAGGATCCGGGAGGACCAGATTGTCGCGCCATGAATCGTTCAGCGTCGAGCGGACGCGTGAACTCGTCTCCGATTTCGCCGGCCTGGAGGGGCCGCTGCTGCCGATCCTGCACGCCCTCCAGGAGGCCTTCGGCTTCGTGCCCGAGGCCGCCGTCCCCGTGATCGCCCAGGAGCTCAACCTCACGCGCGCCGAGGTCCACGGCGTCGTGACCTTCTACCACGACTTCCGCCACGCCCCGGCCGGCCGCCACGTGGTCAAGCTGTGCCGGGCCGAGGCCTGCCAGTCGATGGGCTGCGACGATCTGATCGCCCACGCCGAGCGCCGCCTCGGCGTCGCCATGGGCGAGACCTCGGCCGACGGCGCCGTCACCCTCGAGCCGATCTACTGCCTCGGCCTGTGCGCCACCGCGCCGTCCGCGATGGTCGACGGCCGCCTCGTCGGCCGGCTCGACGCCGCCGCGATCGACGCCATCGCCACGGAGGTCGAGCGATGACCGTCACCGTCTACGTTCCCCGCGACAGCGCCGCCGTCGCCTGCGGCGCCGACGCGGTCGCGGCCGCGATCCGTGCCGCCGCCGAGGCCCGCGGCATCGACGTCGCGATCGTCCGCAACGGCTCGCACGGCATGCTCTGGCTGGAGCCGATGGTCGAGGTCGCCTTCCACGGCGTCCGTCACGCCTACGGCCCGGTCGGCCCGGCCGACGTGCCGTCGCTGATCGACGCCGGCCTCCTGACCGCCGTGACCGGCGCCCATCATCCGCTCGCCCTCGGCCCGACGTCGAGCCTCGACTGGCTGCGCCGCCAGACCCGGCTCACCTTCGCCCGCTGCGGCGTTACCGACCCGGTCTCGCTCGACGACTACCGCGCCCACGGCGGCTACAAGGGTCTCGAGCGCGCCATCGGCATGGCCCCGCTCGACATCGTCGCCGAGGTCACCGCCTCCGGTCTGCGCGGCCGCGGCGGCGCCGGCTTTCCGACCGGCATCAAGTGGAAGACCGTCCACGACGCCGCCGGGGCGCAGAAGTACATCGTCTGCAAC from the Oharaeibacter diazotrophicus genome contains:
- a CDS encoding formate dehydrogenase subunit gamma, which produces MSRHESFSVERTRELVSDFAGLEGPLLPILHALQEAFGFVPEAAVPVIAQELNLTRAEVHGVVTFYHDFRHAPAGRHVVKLCRAEACQSMGCDDLIAHAERRLGVAMGETSADGAVTLEPIYCLGLCATAPSAMVDGRLVGRLDAAAIDAIATEVER
- a CDS encoding LysR family transcriptional regulator, encoding MLDKLELLLNLARERHFGRAAEAAGVTQPTLSSAVKSLEEQFGVMIVVRGSRFQGFTPEGERILEWSRRLVTDARTMRQEVAALRQGLTGTLRLAVIPTALPFVAEITGPICGRHERVGFTVLSMTSDQILKSIEDFEVEAGITYLDAGVAARFAAVPLYEERYSLLVAPGGPLADRASVSWAEAGAMPLCLLTPDMQHRRLVERHLGQAGAAVAPRIESNSMIVLHTHVRTGRFASIMPARFAESMDRSGLMQAIPITEPTVSHAIGLVTTRREPQAPLVAALIAEARRHADPAPDPAAAARPGAA